One Rhodococcus sp. P1Y DNA window includes the following coding sequences:
- a CDS encoding acyl-CoA dehydrogenase family protein — protein MDFTKTEAQGDLADLTRDLVAKFSTNDTQRQLDSNPSSIDTALWNALVAGGLTAATAPEIVGGDGFGILEATSIAIELGRGLAAVPLVVSSVAAEAITEFGTADQQAEWAAPAVRGTKILTLAIDEEHGDDVLDPLTRAESTATGWTVSGSKITVDSASAADGFVVTTTHGVFLVRADDPGVTVTPQHGVDNRSLGIVDFDSVELGHDRRLDGEDVARWIRARITLATCAYQVGVLEESLKVSADYARERVQFGKPIGSFQAVAQRLADAYIDVGGARLTLWKAAWALSSGEPGDDEVAVAKFWAADAGHRVAHTLVHIHGGVGLDRDHPVHRYFLAAKRGEFAYGGATAQLRRLGSSLASVPA, from the coding sequence ATGGATTTCACCAAGACCGAGGCTCAAGGCGACCTCGCCGACCTCACCCGCGACCTCGTCGCGAAGTTCAGCACCAACGACACTCAGCGACAGCTGGATTCGAATCCGTCGAGTATCGACACCGCGCTGTGGAACGCACTGGTGGCCGGTGGGCTCACGGCAGCAACAGCACCGGAAATCGTCGGCGGCGACGGGTTCGGCATTCTGGAGGCCACGTCCATAGCCATCGAGCTCGGCCGGGGTCTGGCAGCAGTTCCGCTGGTCGTCAGCTCCGTTGCTGCAGAGGCGATCACCGAGTTCGGTACTGCTGACCAGCAGGCGGAGTGGGCAGCTCCTGCTGTCCGAGGTACGAAGATTCTCACGCTGGCGATCGACGAAGAACACGGCGACGACGTGCTCGATCCCCTCACTCGTGCCGAGTCGACCGCCACCGGATGGACGGTGAGCGGAAGCAAGATTACCGTCGACAGTGCCTCTGCTGCAGATGGATTCGTCGTGACGACGACGCATGGTGTATTTCTCGTCCGCGCCGACGACCCGGGCGTCACCGTCACACCTCAGCACGGCGTCGACAATCGCAGTCTCGGTATCGTCGACTTCGACTCCGTCGAGCTGGGCCACGACAGACGGCTCGACGGCGAGGACGTGGCCCGGTGGATCCGAGCCCGCATCACACTGGCCACGTGTGCGTACCAGGTGGGCGTACTCGAGGAATCGTTGAAGGTCAGCGCCGACTACGCCCGTGAACGAGTGCAATTCGGCAAACCGATCGGCAGCTTCCAAGCGGTGGCACAACGACTGGCCGACGCCTACATCGACGTCGGCGGTGCGCGTCTCACGCTGTGGAAAGCCGCGTGGGCGCTCTCCTCGGGCGAGCCGGGTGACGACGAGGTTGCCGTCGCCAAATTCTGGGCCGCCGACGCAGGCCACCGCGTCGCGCATACTCTCGTGCACATACACGGCGGAGTCGGGCTCGACCGAGATCACCCGGTCCACCGTTACTTCCTCGCCGCCAAACGAGGTGAGTTCGCATACGGCGGTGCCACCGCGCAACTTCGGCGGCTCGGCTCGTCGTTGGCATCCGTTCCTGCGTGA
- a CDS encoding ferredoxin, translated as MVEVDFDLCEANGVCVGLAPDVFELDDDDQLIVTDAADLPENKAAIDDAIAGCPRAALRWRP; from the coding sequence ATGGTCGAGGTCGACTTCGATCTCTGCGAGGCCAACGGCGTATGCGTTGGCCTGGCTCCCGATGTGTTCGAGCTCGACGACGACGATCAGTTGATCGTCACCGACGCGGCCGACCTGCCAGAGAACAAGGCCGCGATCGACGACGCCATCGCGGGGTGCCCGCGCGCAGCGCTTCGCTGGCGGCCATAG
- a CDS encoding 3-oxoacyl-ACP reductase, translating to MRAVNDEQVRLDGRVALVTGAASGLGRAEAIGLARSGANIVLGDLSAGPAADEAIDLVKEAGVEVAFVPGDIGDRSTADAMFAVAQERFGRVDIVVNNAGIVRDRMLFNMSDEDWDAVVRVHLRGHFLMTRNAGAYWRAESKAASGPVYGRIVNTSSEAGLLGPEGQANYGAAKAGITALTLSASRALSRYGVRANVICPRARTSMTESVFGAAPESAPDPLSPEHVAALVSYLASPAAEQVNGQVFVVYGPMVALMAAPTVEERFDASGDSWTPDGLAERIGSHFSGRDPSRTFSASAALDLGEPQVTAGS from the coding sequence ATTCGAGCCGTGAACGACGAACAAGTACGACTGGACGGACGGGTCGCCCTCGTCACCGGCGCGGCATCGGGGCTCGGCAGGGCCGAAGCGATCGGGCTCGCTCGGTCGGGCGCGAACATCGTCCTCGGCGACTTATCCGCAGGCCCGGCGGCCGACGAGGCGATCGACCTCGTCAAGGAGGCTGGTGTCGAGGTCGCATTCGTTCCGGGCGACATCGGCGACCGCTCGACGGCCGATGCGATGTTCGCCGTGGCGCAGGAGCGATTCGGCCGCGTCGACATTGTCGTCAACAACGCGGGGATCGTCCGAGATCGCATGTTGTTCAACATGTCCGACGAGGATTGGGACGCCGTCGTCAGAGTTCACCTTCGTGGGCACTTCTTGATGACCCGCAACGCCGGGGCCTACTGGCGTGCGGAATCCAAGGCCGCAAGCGGGCCGGTGTACGGACGGATCGTCAATACCTCCTCGGAGGCAGGGCTTCTCGGACCAGAGGGTCAGGCCAACTACGGCGCAGCGAAGGCGGGGATCACCGCACTCACGTTGTCTGCGTCGCGGGCCCTGTCGCGGTACGGCGTGCGTGCCAACGTGATCTGCCCTCGTGCGCGAACGTCGATGACGGAGTCGGTGTTCGGCGCGGCACCGGAGAGCGCACCGGATCCTCTGTCGCCCGAGCATGTCGCGGCGTTGGTGAGCTACCTGGCGTCCCCTGCGGCCGAGCAGGTCAACGGCCAGGTCTTCGTCGTCTACGGTCCGATGGTCGCGCTCATGGCAGCGCCGACCGTCGAGGAGCGGTTCGACGCGTCCGGAGATTCCTGGACTCCCGACGGACTCGCGGAACGGATCGGTTCTCACTTCTCGGGACGGGATCCGTCGAGAACCTTCTCAGCGTCGGCTGCACTCGACCTGGGAGAACCCCAGGTCACGGCCGGTTCGTAG
- a CDS encoding MlaE family ABC transporter permease: MALAAAGRFPLTRRRIARVSRSTDRLGEQAIFYLQALASVPRAAVRYKKETLRLVAEISMGSGALAVIGGTVVIVGFLTLFAGGTIAVQGFSSLGNIGVEALTGFFAAFINVRIAAPVIAGIGLAATIGAGSTAQLGAMRVSEEIDALESMAIPSIPYLVSTRVLAGMVAIVPLYSLAVIASFIASRFATVVIYGQSPGVYDHYFDTFLIPTDILWSFAQAIVMALAVMLIHTYYGYTASGGPVGVGVAVGNAVRASLIAVVTVTLLISLAIYGSSGNFNLSG; this comes from the coding sequence ATGGCTCTCGCTGCAGCAGGCCGATTCCCATTGACGCGCAGGCGCATTGCCCGTGTGTCGCGTTCGACCGATCGTCTGGGCGAGCAGGCGATCTTCTATCTCCAGGCCCTCGCATCGGTTCCGCGCGCAGCGGTGCGGTACAAGAAGGAAACGTTGCGTCTCGTCGCCGAGATCAGCATGGGGTCAGGTGCTCTCGCGGTCATCGGCGGCACCGTCGTCATCGTCGGATTTCTGACGCTCTTCGCCGGTGGAACCATTGCGGTGCAGGGCTTCTCCTCACTGGGGAACATCGGCGTCGAAGCCCTCACCGGATTCTTCGCCGCGTTCATCAACGTCCGCATCGCGGCTCCGGTCATCGCGGGTATCGGTCTCGCGGCCACTATCGGTGCCGGGTCGACGGCGCAGCTCGGTGCCATGCGTGTCTCGGAGGAGATCGACGCACTGGAATCGATGGCCATTCCGTCGATTCCGTATCTGGTCAGCACTCGGGTGCTCGCCGGCATGGTGGCGATCGTGCCGCTGTATTCGCTCGCCGTCATCGCGTCGTTCATCGCGAGCCGCTTTGCGACAGTGGTGATCTACGGGCAATCGCCTGGTGTGTACGACCACTACTTCGACACCTTCCTGATCCCGACGGACATTCTGTGGTCGTTCGCGCAGGCAATCGTGATGGCGCTGGCCGTCATGCTGATCCACACCTACTACGGCTACACCGCCAGCGGCGGTCCGGTCGGCGTCGGCGTGGCGGTGGGCAATGCCGTCCGAGCATCGTTGATCGCTGTCGTAACCGTGACCCTGTTGATTTCGCTTGCCATCTACGGCAGCTCCGGCAACTTCAACCTGTCGGGGTAG
- a CDS encoding MCE family protein translates to MRSNTVKLSIFALVMVLIFAALALVFSQYRFGSADRYHAVFVDASGLKSGDKVRIAGVPVGSVKGVEIADGTVAQVDFDVDAKYRLLTTTGATVRYENLVGDRYLELLEGPGGTDELADGGTIPIDRTAPALDLDMLLGGFKPLLRGLDPQQVNDLSAALLHVLQGQGGTLVSLLGNTSSFTNSLADRDQLIGDVITNLNTMLGTIDSQGQQFETTIDSLQQLVSGLAQDRDPIGAAIPKIDGATADLAGLLQASRPDIQSMIAEAGRTATQLDLGKDNIDRVLTRLPSDYKKLIRVGSYGSFFQFYLCSNTFKLSGPDGRTLLVPTAKQDTGRCANINGAN, encoded by the coding sequence ATGAGAAGCAACACCGTCAAGTTGTCGATTTTCGCCCTCGTCATGGTGTTGATCTTCGCGGCGTTGGCGCTGGTGTTCAGCCAGTACCGCTTCGGTAGCGCCGATCGATACCATGCAGTCTTCGTCGACGCCTCGGGTCTGAAATCGGGCGACAAGGTCCGGATCGCAGGAGTCCCGGTCGGGTCGGTGAAGGGCGTCGAAATCGCCGACGGCACCGTAGCGCAGGTCGACTTCGACGTCGATGCCAAGTATCGACTGCTGACGACGACGGGTGCGACGGTGCGTTACGAGAACCTCGTCGGGGATCGCTACCTGGAACTGCTCGAAGGGCCGGGCGGTACGGACGAACTGGCCGACGGCGGAACCATTCCCATCGATCGGACCGCCCCCGCACTCGACCTGGACATGCTCCTCGGTGGATTCAAGCCATTGCTCAGGGGGCTCGATCCGCAGCAGGTGAACGACCTGTCGGCCGCGCTGTTGCACGTACTGCAAGGTCAGGGAGGAACGCTGGTCTCGCTGCTCGGCAACACGAGCTCGTTCACCAACTCACTCGCCGACCGTGACCAGTTGATCGGCGACGTCATCACCAACCTGAACACGATGCTGGGCACCATCGACAGTCAAGGCCAGCAGTTCGAGACCACCATCGACTCACTGCAGCAGCTCGTCAGCGGGCTTGCGCAAGACCGCGATCCCATCGGCGCGGCAATTCCGAAAATCGACGGTGCGACGGCCGATCTCGCGGGTCTTCTGCAGGCGTCGCGGCCCGACATCCAATCCATGATCGCCGAAGCAGGCCGTACAGCAACGCAACTCGATCTGGGGAAAGACAACATCGACCGCGTCCTGACGCGCTTGCCGAGCGATTACAAGAAGCTCATCCGCGTCGGTTCCTACGGGAGCTTCTTCCAGTTCTATCTATGCTCCAACACGTTCAAACTCTCCGGTCCCGACGGCCGCACACTTCTCGTCCCGACAGCGAAGCAAGACACGGGGAGGTGTGCAAACATAAATGGAGCGAACTGA
- a CDS encoding MlaE family ABC transporter permease, with protein MNDLLLVPLRAIGAFFDMSWYTLRAVFSRPFQRREFVDQAWFIARVSMVPTVLVAVPFTVLVSFTINILLREIGAADLSGAGAALGAVTQVGPIVTVLIVAGAGATAICADLAARTIREEIDAMRVLGINPIHRLVVPRVLASTVIALLLNGLVCTIGILGGFVFSVFLQGVNPGSFVSGITLLTGFGELVVSQVKAGLFGMIAGLVACFLGLNVKGGAKSVGNAVNQTVVFAFMALFVVNVVVTAVGIKLTAG; from the coding sequence ATGAACGACCTCCTTCTCGTACCGCTGCGGGCCATCGGCGCATTCTTCGACATGTCCTGGTACACGTTGCGCGCGGTCTTCTCCAGGCCGTTCCAGCGGCGCGAGTTCGTGGATCAGGCGTGGTTCATCGCTCGCGTCTCCATGGTCCCGACGGTTCTCGTCGCGGTGCCGTTCACCGTTCTGGTCAGCTTCACGATCAACATCCTGCTGCGGGAGATCGGTGCGGCAGACCTCAGCGGGGCGGGCGCGGCACTGGGCGCAGTCACTCAGGTCGGGCCGATCGTCACCGTTCTCATTGTTGCGGGAGCCGGCGCAACGGCTATCTGCGCCGACCTCGCCGCGCGGACCATTCGCGAGGAGATCGACGCCATGCGGGTGCTCGGTATCAATCCGATTCACCGCCTCGTCGTTCCCCGGGTGCTCGCGTCCACGGTGATAGCGCTGTTGCTCAACGGGCTCGTCTGCACCATCGGGATCCTCGGAGGATTCGTGTTCTCGGTGTTCTTGCAGGGCGTCAACCCCGGTTCGTTCGTCAGCGGAATCACCTTGCTCACCGGTTTCGGTGAACTCGTCGTATCCCAGGTCAAAGCAGGACTGTTCGGCATGATCGCCGGGCTGGTCGCGTGTTTCCTCGGCTTGAACGTCAAAGGCGGAGCCAAAAGCGTCGGTAATGCGGTGAACCAGACCGTGGTGTTCGCGTTCATGGCACTGTTCGTCGTCAACGTCGTCGTCACGGCCGTCGGTATCAAGTTGACGGCCGGATGA
- a CDS encoding AMP-binding protein: MSTVADLLLARSSDTETALLFDNQRVTWADHVLMSRRWAAWVDSMLDDASPPHVGVLLDNVPEFSYLLGAAALGGFVLVGLNATRTGAALTDDASRTHCQLILTDSRRLGDIEGAFDIATVELAEPFDLSGTAARADDLLALVFTSGTSGDPKAVRCTHDKIAGPGKMLASRFELGPADTVYVSMPLFHSNAIMAGWSVALASGANLALRATFSASNFISDVRRFGATYANYVGTPLSYILATPPRHDDRDNPLRVVYGNEATPGAAAVFADRFAVRVVDGFGSSEGGISIARTPDTPAGALGPIPDGVDILDPSGTSCAVARFDPGGALVNDGEAVGELVNTAGPGMFCGYYDDDAADADRMRGGMYFSGDLAYRDADGYVYFAGRSTGWLRVGGENLTAAPIERILLRHPEIHAVSVYGVPATGPGDRVMAAVVAPEHIMDELPSFLADQPDLGVRARPELVRVCTDLPRTATHKVLARELQRQRWNTADPVFRSADGCGRFERLSERDRRDLDNSVDTARAR, encoded by the coding sequence ATGTCCACTGTTGCCGATCTACTGCTCGCCCGGTCTTCGGACACCGAGACGGCACTGCTCTTCGACAACCAACGCGTCACGTGGGCCGATCATGTCCTGATGTCGAGGAGGTGGGCGGCGTGGGTCGACAGCATGCTCGACGACGCTTCACCGCCGCACGTCGGTGTCCTACTCGACAACGTCCCCGAGTTCTCCTACCTGCTCGGCGCCGCCGCGCTGGGCGGCTTCGTCCTCGTCGGACTCAACGCGACGCGGACCGGAGCGGCCCTTACCGACGACGCCTCGCGCACGCACTGCCAGCTGATCCTCACCGATTCCCGACGGCTCGGCGACATCGAAGGCGCGTTCGATATTGCGACGGTCGAGCTGGCCGAGCCGTTCGATCTGTCCGGCACCGCGGCCCGCGCCGACGATCTCCTCGCGCTCGTCTTCACCTCCGGCACGAGCGGCGATCCGAAGGCCGTGCGCTGCACCCACGACAAGATCGCGGGGCCGGGAAAAATGCTCGCGTCCCGGTTCGAGTTGGGCCCCGCTGACACCGTGTACGTGTCGATGCCACTCTTCCACTCCAACGCCATCATGGCGGGCTGGTCCGTAGCCCTGGCGTCAGGCGCCAATCTCGCGCTTCGTGCAACGTTCTCGGCCTCGAACTTCATCTCCGACGTTCGCCGTTTCGGCGCGACGTACGCGAACTACGTCGGCACTCCGCTGTCGTACATCCTCGCCACACCGCCGAGGCACGACGACCGCGACAATCCCCTGCGAGTGGTCTACGGCAACGAGGCGACGCCAGGAGCCGCAGCCGTCTTCGCGGACCGATTCGCGGTGCGAGTTGTCGACGGTTTCGGATCCTCGGAGGGAGGGATATCGATCGCGCGGACGCCCGACACGCCCGCGGGCGCACTCGGGCCGATACCGGACGGCGTCGACATTCTCGATCCGTCCGGCACGAGTTGTGCCGTAGCTCGTTTCGATCCCGGTGGCGCGTTGGTCAACGACGGCGAGGCCGTCGGCGAGCTCGTCAACACAGCAGGGCCGGGGATGTTCTGCGGGTACTACGACGACGATGCCGCCGACGCCGATCGCATGCGCGGAGGCATGTACTTCAGTGGCGACCTCGCCTATCGGGACGCCGACGGGTACGTCTACTTCGCCGGCCGGTCGACGGGATGGCTGCGGGTCGGCGGAGAGAATCTCACTGCTGCCCCGATCGAGCGAATACTTCTGCGTCACCCAGAAATTCATGCTGTCAGCGTGTACGGCGTTCCGGCTACCGGACCGGGCGACCGGGTGATGGCGGCAGTCGTGGCACCGGAGCACATCATGGACGAGTTGCCCTCGTTCCTGGCCGACCAACCCGATCTGGGAGTGCGAGCCAGGCCCGAACTCGTGCGGGTATGCACAGACCTTCCTCGGACCGCGACTCACAAGGTTCTTGCTCGCGAACTGCAACGGCAGCGGTGGAACACCGCCGATCCGGTGTTCAGATCAGCGGACGGCTGCGGGCGCTTCGAGAGGCTCTCCGAGCGTGACCGGCGGGATCTGGATAATTCGGTCGACACCGCCAGAGCGCGCTGA
- a CDS encoding acyl-CoA dehydrogenase family protein produces the protein MHIAYTEKQAALREELRLYFAQLITPERREALSSTSGEYGEGTVYRDVVRQMGQDGWLALGWPTEFGGQARSAMDQLIFTDEAAIAGAPVPFLTINSVAPTIMAFGTEEQKSFFLPRIAAGELHFAIGYSEPEAGTDLASLRTTAVHDGDDFVINGQKMWTSLIQYADYVWLACRTDQDARKHRGISMLVVPTDADGFSWTPVHTMAGPDTSATYYQDVRVPSNALVGEENRGWSLITNQLNHERVALTSAGPLVASLRETRAWAQNTKRPDGTRIIDQEWVQIALARVHAKVSYLELLNWQIASADSSELGPADASANKVYGTELATEAYRALMEILGPSATLRQGSPGAQLHGRLERLHRSSLILTFGGGTNEVQRDIIGMTALGLPASAR, from the coding sequence ATGCACATCGCGTACACCGAGAAGCAGGCAGCGCTGCGCGAGGAGCTGCGCTTGTATTTCGCGCAACTGATCACCCCCGAACGGCGCGAGGCGTTGAGTTCGACCTCGGGTGAGTACGGCGAAGGCACTGTCTACCGCGACGTGGTTCGCCAGATGGGCCAGGACGGGTGGCTGGCACTCGGCTGGCCCACCGAGTTCGGCGGTCAGGCGCGCTCGGCGATGGATCAACTCATCTTCACCGACGAGGCAGCCATCGCAGGCGCACCGGTGCCGTTCCTGACCATCAACAGCGTTGCCCCCACGATCATGGCGTTCGGCACCGAGGAGCAGAAGTCCTTCTTCTTGCCCCGCATCGCCGCAGGTGAGCTTCACTTTGCGATCGGCTATTCCGAACCCGAGGCCGGTACCGACCTGGCGTCGCTACGAACCACCGCGGTGCACGACGGCGACGACTTCGTCATCAACGGTCAGAAGATGTGGACGTCCCTGATCCAGTACGCCGACTACGTGTGGCTCGCCTGCCGTACCGATCAGGATGCACGCAAGCACCGCGGCATCAGCATGCTCGTCGTCCCCACCGACGCCGACGGCTTTTCCTGGACGCCCGTGCACACCATGGCAGGCCCCGATACCAGCGCCACGTACTACCAGGACGTCCGTGTACCCAGCAACGCCCTGGTGGGGGAAGAAAACCGCGGCTGGTCCCTGATCACCAACCAGCTCAACCACGAACGGGTCGCTCTCACATCCGCGGGTCCGCTGGTGGCGTCACTGCGCGAGACCCGGGCCTGGGCCCAGAACACCAAACGGCCGGACGGCACCAGGATCATCGACCAGGAATGGGTACAGATCGCACTCGCGCGCGTGCACGCAAAGGTCTCGTACCTGGAACTGCTGAATTGGCAGATCGCCAGCGCGGACTCTTCCGAGCTCGGTCCCGCCGACGCGTCGGCGAACAAGGTGTACGGCACCGAACTCGCGACCGAGGCGTACCGCGCACTCATGGAAATCCTCGGCCCGTCCGCCACACTCCGCCAGGGTTCACCAGGAGCGCAGTTGCACGGCAGACTTGAACGCTTGCACCGATCCTCGCTGATTCTGACCTTCGGCGGCGGCACCAACGAGGTGCAGCGCGACATCATCGGCATGACAGCTCTCGGGCTTCCTGCCTCGGCTCGCTAG
- a CDS encoding MCE family protein encodes MKKLAAAGLVLGLVVIVAFALTTFAGGFTDTVRVTVTSERAGLVMDPQAKVKLRGVEVGRVATITQDGGTAEIHLDLNPATLSMIPANAGVDIKSTTVFGSKYVNFLVPPDPSPQTLQAGAVISADSVTVEFNTLFQHLSEVLQKLEPEKLNATLGAVSSALRGRGNELGELLEDTDAYLTTMNPSLPALQRDLSAAAIVTNVYADATPDLMRVLDNATTTSETVVSEQANLDLLLMNVTGLADTANGVLTENEQPLETALGTLTDTTTLLDEYSPALTCFLVGLNKGRLAFGPLAGAGDKASIQLSSSFLLGDPAYTVEKDLPKIAASGGPNCYGLPDFDPKQGPAPFVVADTGTQPYIPSTQPAVNVPTIFQFLFAGAWP; translated from the coding sequence ATGAAGAAACTTGCCGCTGCCGGCCTCGTTCTCGGTCTCGTCGTCATCGTGGCGTTTGCGCTGACGACGTTCGCGGGTGGATTCACCGACACGGTTCGAGTCACCGTCACCTCCGAACGCGCCGGACTGGTCATGGATCCGCAGGCGAAGGTGAAGCTCCGCGGCGTCGAAGTGGGGAGGGTCGCGACCATCACGCAGGACGGCGGGACGGCCGAGATTCACCTGGATCTGAACCCGGCGACGCTGTCGATGATTCCAGCGAACGCCGGCGTCGATATCAAGTCGACGACGGTGTTCGGGTCCAAGTACGTCAACTTCCTCGTCCCTCCCGACCCGTCGCCGCAGACTCTCCAAGCGGGCGCGGTCATTTCGGCCGACAGTGTGACCGTCGAGTTCAACACCTTGTTCCAACATCTGTCCGAGGTGCTGCAGAAGCTGGAGCCGGAGAAGCTGAACGCGACCCTCGGGGCCGTGTCGTCGGCGCTGCGCGGTCGCGGAAACGAGCTGGGCGAACTGCTGGAGGACACCGACGCATACCTGACGACTATGAACCCGTCTCTTCCTGCGCTGCAACGGGATCTGTCGGCGGCTGCCATCGTGACCAACGTCTACGCCGATGCGACGCCCGATCTGATGCGGGTACTGGACAACGCCACCACGACATCGGAAACCGTCGTGTCCGAGCAAGCGAACCTGGATCTTCTTCTGATGAATGTCACCGGCCTGGCCGATACCGCGAACGGGGTACTGACCGAGAACGAGCAACCGCTCGAAACCGCACTCGGAACCCTCACCGACACAACGACTCTGCTCGACGAGTACTCGCCCGCCCTGACGTGCTTCCTCGTCGGGCTCAACAAGGGACGGCTTGCGTTCGGCCCACTTGCGGGTGCAGGGGACAAAGCGTCGATTCAGTTGAGCTCGAGCTTCCTACTGGGAGATCCGGCATACACGGTGGAGAAGGACCTACCCAAGATCGCAGCGTCCGGCGGGCCCAATTGTTACGGTCTGCCCGATTTCGACCCGAAGCAGGGGCCGGCGCCGTTCGTCGTCGCCGACACCGGGACGCAGCCGTACATTCCCTCGACCCAACCCGCCGTCAACGTCCCGACGATCTTTCAGTTCCTCTTCGCCGGAGCGTGGCCGTGA
- a CDS encoding MCE family protein — protein sequence MERTESDTAKHLAHVGVIGIVLAVCIVLATLQYDRLPFLSSGTNYSANFLDAGGLAVGDDVMVAGVAVGKVETIGLDEQEVRVEFTVQENIVLGDATTVDIKTNTILGRKSLKVDPSGDGAIGVRQTIPSSRTNSPYSLTEALGDLGTTVSELDTQQLGDAMNVVSDTFTDTPPDLKAALNGVSRLSESINSRDESLQQLLERAESVTGILADRSGQIDQLIVDGNELFGELDRRRTAISQLITNISAVSRQLTALVQENRTQLGPTLEKLNSVVAVLQKNNDNIAGALDGLGPYISALGESVASGPFFNAYIQNILPSSWWKTVVDSVVAPEQLPGTLADLLPKNAPPILKPPGE from the coding sequence ATGGAGCGAACTGAAAGTGACACAGCGAAACACCTCGCCCATGTAGGTGTCATCGGCATCGTCCTCGCCGTGTGCATCGTTCTCGCGACACTGCAGTACGACCGACTGCCGTTCCTGTCCAGCGGGACGAATTACTCGGCGAATTTCCTCGATGCGGGAGGGCTTGCTGTCGGTGATGACGTCATGGTCGCCGGAGTTGCCGTCGGGAAGGTCGAGACCATCGGCCTCGACGAGCAAGAGGTACGCGTCGAATTCACGGTGCAGGAGAACATAGTTCTCGGGGACGCAACGACGGTCGACATCAAGACCAACACGATTCTGGGTCGAAAGTCGCTGAAGGTCGACCCGTCCGGCGACGGCGCGATCGGGGTGCGGCAGACAATACCGTCGAGCAGGACCAATTCGCCGTACTCGCTGACCGAAGCGCTCGGGGATCTGGGAACTACCGTGTCCGAACTGGACACCCAGCAGCTGGGCGACGCCATGAACGTGGTGTCGGATACCTTCACCGACACCCCGCCCGATCTGAAGGCCGCCCTGAACGGTGTGTCCCGACTGTCTGAGAGCATCAACTCTCGCGACGAATCTCTCCAACAGCTCCTGGAGAGAGCCGAAAGCGTCACCGGCATCCTGGCGGATCGCAGTGGACAGATCGATCAACTGATAGTCGACGGCAACGAGCTCTTCGGTGAACTCGATCGGCGCCGCACCGCGATCAGCCAACTGATCACCAACATCTCCGCCGTATCGCGTCAGCTGACGGCCTTGGTGCAGGAGAATCGGACGCAACTCGGGCCGACCCTCGAGAAGCTCAATTCCGTAGTGGCAGTGTTGCAGAAGAACAACGACAACATCGCCGGTGCGCTCGACGGACTCGGCCCGTACATCAGCGCACTGGGCGAATCCGTGGCGAGCGGGCCGTTCTTCAACGCATACATCCAGAACATCCTGCCGAGTTCGTGGTGGAAGACCGTCGTCGACAGTGTCGTTGCGCCGGAACAATTGCCGGGCACACTGGCTGACCTGCTCCCGAAGAACGCCCCGCCGATCCTGAAACCGCCGGGGGAGTGA